A genome region from Maridesulfovibrio salexigens DSM 2638 includes the following:
- a CDS encoding response regulator, with translation MRNTSSYKLSTLVAAAICGMAIVTALAMGGVFSYSYFSTLKNEYHDRVRAEGQEASLELYSFLHRAMARLGELSKDNSIRVAIMMGVDYPLSEKLSEYDQAPLGIDFFVLRKDDGRIFTSSPRPFDEPFIQSALENSPHRCSFCRVGDGDFMTVFSLPIRSRSEIVGSAACLVDFSRSEIVTTFQNSHESRMVLFDQGKAYDLISGEILPLVMGESSENKELINVRIGKEQQGILYRSELVPGLAYFVSDARFNSALKRTFWLLLPLFGVVIGLCIVVSIILSSKLTRPLRVITASAEDISEGQEGDIPDRDSRISEINALGKALSSMLENLRRTRGLEQYQFFFDNVDDLVCITDMDGLFIRVNSGGADFLGYGRDEFLKKTVFELVPPYERESLRGLMNSLFAGNNSLQFECPAVAKSGEIVYTDVRSRRITYHGQDVLLSVVRDVTDRKRDEEELQHYAAELLKAKEIEERNSAHMADTLKKLEEAMTRAEVANRTKSEFLAQMSHEIRTPMNSILGMADMLTDTRLTSEQRNYVSIFRDSGKALLNLIDDILDLSKIESGKLTLEHTKFNIDDLVDEVAGIMSVSAWKKNLIFACHVDPYCPSFFEGDPTRIKQILVNLLSNAIKFTDSGSVVLEISSSPGSQGKTILNMIVRDSGIGISEEKFKDIFENFVQADSSTTRKYGGTGLGLSITRNLVELMNGHIDVRNVSSGGAEFRTDIELGSIDEIEEDSGLIKDAMKDRQVLVVDERGQVRDYICKCLREWGAHCMASGDLNFACVQNESCRSNAELVIVSDLLGEEDGLSEIESIKARLNSENPVLCTLSSSPGVSSNSPEINNIFGVKGSVHWPVTRGGLRKAMLGIYGESSIDAESREETVELKPLRILVVEDSENNRMLLGFFLKDTPFRLRYATNGNEAVNMYRENNFDLVLMDIQMPGKDGLDATREIRAYEWENGYPATPIVALTANAREEDRKDCHKAGCSGFLPKPIKKISLIKEILRHSL, from the coding sequence ATGAGAAATACATCTTCCTACAAGCTTTCAACCCTAGTGGCTGCCGCAATCTGCGGAATGGCTATTGTTACCGCCCTCGCTATGGGGGGAGTATTTTCTTACAGCTATTTTAGTACCCTGAAAAATGAATATCATGATCGGGTGCGGGCTGAGGGGCAGGAAGCCAGTCTTGAACTCTACAGCTTCCTTCACCGTGCAATGGCCCGCCTTGGAGAGTTGAGTAAGGATAACTCCATTCGTGTTGCCATAATGATGGGGGTGGACTACCCGCTATCCGAGAAGCTGTCAGAATATGACCAAGCCCCTTTGGGGATAGATTTTTTTGTGTTGCGTAAAGATGATGGCAGGATTTTTACTTCTTCACCCAGACCGTTTGATGAACCCTTTATCCAGAGTGCGTTAGAAAATTCTCCTCACCGTTGCTCTTTTTGCAGAGTCGGGGATGGTGATTTTATGACCGTGTTTTCACTTCCTATCCGCAGCAGATCCGAGATTGTGGGAAGTGCTGCCTGTCTTGTTGATTTTTCCAGATCTGAGATAGTGACTACATTTCAAAATTCCCATGAAAGCAGGATGGTTCTCTTTGATCAAGGTAAGGCCTATGACCTAATTTCCGGTGAGATTCTGCCTTTGGTTATGGGTGAATCATCAGAGAATAAAGAACTTATAAATGTCCGGATTGGAAAAGAGCAGCAGGGGATTTTGTATCGCAGTGAACTGGTGCCGGGGCTGGCCTATTTTGTTTCCGATGCACGGTTTAATAGTGCGTTGAAGCGTACTTTCTGGCTTTTATTGCCTTTGTTCGGTGTAGTCATAGGGCTTTGCATTGTAGTTTCCATCATTTTGAGCAGCAAACTCACCAGACCGCTACGTGTAATTACTGCTTCCGCCGAGGATATTTCTGAAGGGCAGGAAGGTGATATCCCTGATCGTGACAGTCGCATTTCAGAAATCAACGCATTGGGCAAGGCTCTCTCTTCCATGTTGGAAAACCTTCGTAGAACCCGTGGTCTGGAACAGTATCAGTTCTTTTTTGATAACGTTGATGATTTGGTCTGCATAACCGATATGGATGGCCTTTTTATACGGGTTAACAGCGGTGGTGCTGATTTTCTCGGCTATGGACGTGATGAATTTTTGAAGAAGACCGTCTTTGAGCTTGTTCCTCCGTATGAGAGGGAAAGTTTGCGTGGTCTCATGAACAGTCTTTTTGCTGGCAACAATTCCCTGCAGTTTGAGTGTCCTGCTGTGGCTAAGTCCGGTGAGATTGTCTACACAGATGTCCGTTCCCGGAGAATTACTTATCATGGGCAGGATGTTTTGCTCAGTGTTGTTCGTGATGTGACGGATCGTAAACGCGATGAAGAAGAGTTACAGCATTACGCCGCTGAATTGCTGAAAGCCAAAGAGATTGAAGAGCGCAACTCTGCACATATGGCTGATACCCTCAAGAAGCTTGAGGAGGCTATGACCAGAGCGGAGGTTGCCAACCGTACTAAAAGTGAATTTTTAGCCCAGATGAGCCATGAAATTCGGACACCTATGAATTCAATTCTGGGCATGGCTGATATGCTTACCGATACCAGACTGACCTCGGAACAAAGAAACTATGTTTCCATTTTCAGGGACTCTGGAAAGGCTTTGCTGAATTTAATTGATGATATCCTTGATCTGTCCAAGATCGAGTCCGGTAAACTCACCCTTGAGCATACCAAGTTCAATATTGATGACCTTGTGGATGAAGTCGCAGGCATCATGTCTGTAAGTGCTTGGAAAAAGAATCTGATTTTTGCCTGTCATGTTGATCCCTATTGTCCTTCTTTCTTTGAGGGGGATCCGACAAGGATAAAACAGATTCTGGTTAACCTGCTTAGTAATGCCATTAAATTTACTGATTCCGGCTCAGTTGTGCTGGAGATTTCTTCCTCTCCCGGATCGCAGGGAAAAACTATTCTTAATATGATTGTACGGGATAGCGGGATTGGTATTTCAGAAGAAAAATTCAAAGATATTTTCGAAAATTTTGTACAGGCTGATTCTTCCACGACTCGTAAATACGGTGGAACAGGACTCGGGCTGTCCATAACCCGCAATCTAGTAGAACTTATGAACGGGCATATTGATGTTCGTAATGTTTCGTCCGGCGGAGCGGAATTCCGCACCGATATTGAGCTTGGCAGTATTGATGAAATTGAAGAAGATTCAGGGCTTATTAAGGATGCAATGAAGGACCGTCAGGTTCTGGTTGTCGATGAAAGAGGGCAGGTTCGGGATTACATTTGTAAGTGCCTGCGGGAGTGGGGGGCACATTGCATGGCTTCGGGTGATTTGAATTTTGCCTGTGTGCAGAATGAGTCCTGCCGCAGTAATGCCGAGCTGGTGATTGTTTCCGATCTGCTTGGCGAAGAAGATGGATTGAGTGAAATAGAGTCCATCAAAGCACGGCTTAACAGTGAAAATCCTGTGTTGTGTACTCTCTCTTCTTCGCCCGGAGTTAGTAGTAACAGTCCTGAAATAAATAATATTTTCGGTGTGAAAGGAAGTGTGCACTGGCCTGTGACCCGTGGGGGGCTGCGAAAGGCGATGCTTGGCATCTATGGTGAATCTTCCATTGATGCCGAGAGTCGTGAAGAGACTGTAGAGCTTAAGCCCCTGCGTATCCTTGTGGTGGAAGATTCGGAAAACAACCGAATGTTGCTGGGTTTCTTCCTTAAGGATACTCCATTCAGATTGCGTTATGCCACCAACGGTAATGAAGCTGTGAACATGTACCGTGAAAACAACTTTGATCTGGTGTTGATGGATATCCAGATGCCCGGAAAGGATGGACTTGACGCCACCCGCGAAATCAGAGCTTACGAATGGGAAAATGGATATCCGGCTACACCGATAGTTGCTTTAACAGCCAATGCACGAGAGGAAGACCGGAAAGATTGCCACAAGGCTGGTTGCAGCGGATTTTTACCGAAGCCCATCAAAAAGATCTCTCTGATCAAGGAAATTCTCAGGCATAGCCTGTAG
- a CDS encoding UPF0489 family protein — MGEWLVYFQGRNHSTAIKLNFLWKQDNIFIMDNHRAAFWCWMESLKKGENLNIFHVDRHFDALFSAQDYSHFPHAEFEDFGINEYLECGYDNDFFAVTPLFRWDNYLGLFIEKYGERISNWAFATHGKGSAPQSISYAAYEPWEFPAALGELKGSWIFNLDLDYFFGRMADGKMNRLFTDEYIEGWGAELRKALDGGVIKVLTVSLSPECAAGWEGAENALAVLNRGLKIEFSLPK; from the coding sequence ATGGGTGAATGGTTGGTATATTTTCAGGGGCGGAACCACTCTACAGCTATCAAGCTGAATTTCCTGTGGAAGCAAGATAATATATTCATAATGGATAATCACCGCGCTGCCTTCTGGTGCTGGATGGAAAGTTTGAAAAAAGGCGAAAACCTAAACATTTTCCATGTGGATCGTCATTTTGATGCCTTGTTTTCAGCGCAGGATTATTCTCATTTCCCACATGCTGAATTTGAAGATTTCGGTATCAACGAATATCTTGAGTGCGGATATGACAATGACTTTTTCGCCGTGACTCCGCTTTTCCGCTGGGATAATTATCTCGGCCTTTTCATCGAAAAGTATGGAGAAAGAATTTCAAACTGGGCATTTGCCACTCATGGTAAAGGCTCAGCTCCGCAATCTATCAGCTACGCTGCCTATGAACCTTGGGAGTTTCCCGCAGCACTTGGAGAATTGAAGGGTAGCTGGATTTTTAACCTTGATCTGGATTATTTTTTCGGACGCATGGCTGACGGGAAGATGAATCGACTTTTCACCGATGAGTATATTGAAGGTTGGGGAGCTGAATTGCGCAAGGCTCTTGATGGCGGTGTTATCAAGGTTTTGACCGTAAGTCTCAGTCCAGAATGTGCTGCCGGATGGGAAGGTGCCGAAAATGCTCTGGCTGTTCTTAATCGGGGGCTTAAAATAGAATTTTCCCTGCCCAAGTAG
- a CDS encoding LexA family transcriptional regulator, with the protein MQAKDFDSFFERLKEHTDISTQAQLARELGVGRAAVSLVKKKGAVPPRWILELSVRYNLDSTWLESGLGSPRPEVNAVEFADEFSRIPKVAARLSAGGGSFETGGEIEGFYAFRKDWIGGKGNPSDMVLMEVYGNSMEPELKEGDIVLLDQSRKDILAGGIYAVGVEDTVMVKRVEKRPGQVVLHSDNKDYAPIYLGGDELENVRVLGQVVWVSREYH; encoded by the coding sequence ATGCAAGCTAAAGATTTCGATTCATTTTTTGAAAGATTGAAAGAACATACAGATATTTCCACTCAGGCCCAGCTGGCTCGTGAACTGGGAGTCGGAAGGGCGGCAGTCTCTCTTGTAAAAAAGAAAGGTGCAGTTCCTCCGCGTTGGATTCTTGAGCTTTCCGTGCGCTACAATCTCGATTCTACATGGCTTGAGTCCGGTTTGGGCTCTCCGCGCCCGGAAGTTAATGCCGTGGAGTTCGCAGATGAATTCTCCCGTATACCTAAGGTCGCAGCACGTCTTTCCGCCGGTGGCGGGTCATTTGAAACCGGTGGTGAAATTGAGGGTTTCTATGCCTTCCGTAAAGATTGGATCGGCGGCAAAGGAAATCCGTCTGATATGGTTTTAATGGAAGTTTATGGCAACAGCATGGAGCCGGAATTGAAAGAAGGTGACATCGTTTTGCTGGATCAGTCCCGCAAAGATATTCTTGCCGGTGGTATTTACGCCGTAGGTGTTGAAGATACCGTCATGGTTAAAAGGGTGGAAAAACGGCCCGGGCAGGTCGTTCTGCATAGTGACAACAAAGATTATGCTCCCATATATCTTGGCGGTGATGAGCTTGAGAATGTTCGAGTCCTTGGACAGGTTGTCTGGGTTTCCCGCGAGTATCATTAG
- the lpxK gene encoding tetraacyldisaccharide 4'-kinase, producing MSLLFKAQKILSPVLAPISKGYGAVMARRAEKYAQGEYERFRPECPCISIGNIGSGGSGKTPVADWLLKWAEREDLLTVLLTRGYGAKPAHVPYLVNRLSPVGEAGDEPLMLANDNPQAKIVVDPVRKRSGAWAAQEFQPGLILLDDGFQHMAVERDLDFVLLTLDDFTTGWDKVIPRGTWRESVQALQRADVFFVKSSPDAFRRMHWLIQEKLAKFGNPVFQFELKAKGLKLLGGGDRLDFGSDKYLLFAGIGKPEILRTDVEKYMGRVPEEFVIFKDHHAYTVQDVEVIRRKAAAAGAKRIICTPKDAVKLTKLGCEDFYVIDLEVEFREAIFFDDTEEAPFDKWWNKQRLIDAFNK from the coding sequence GTGTCCCTGCTGTTTAAGGCTCAGAAGATTCTCAGCCCCGTTCTCGCGCCTATTTCGAAAGGGTATGGTGCGGTTATGGCTCGCCGTGCAGAAAAATATGCGCAGGGAGAATATGAGCGTTTTCGTCCCGAGTGCCCGTGTATTTCCATAGGCAATATCGGTTCCGGGGGGAGCGGTAAAACTCCTGTTGCGGACTGGCTGCTCAAATGGGCGGAGCGCGAGGATTTGTTGACAGTGCTGCTGACCCGTGGTTATGGGGCCAAGCCCGCGCATGTGCCGTATCTGGTGAATAGGCTAAGTCCGGTTGGTGAGGCCGGGGATGAACCGCTTATGCTGGCAAATGACAACCCGCAGGCGAAGATTGTGGTTGATCCTGTGCGTAAACGTTCCGGTGCTTGGGCTGCTCAGGAATTTCAGCCGGGATTGATACTGCTTGATGATGGCTTTCAGCACATGGCGGTGGAGCGTGATCTTGATTTCGTGCTGCTCACTCTTGATGATTTCACAACGGGCTGGGACAAGGTCATTCCTCGTGGTACTTGGAGGGAGAGTGTGCAGGCCCTGCAACGGGCGGATGTGTTTTTTGTGAAGAGTAGTCCGGACGCTTTCCGGCGAATGCATTGGTTGATACAGGAAAAATTGGCGAAGTTCGGGAATCCCGTATTTCAGTTTGAGCTAAAAGCTAAAGGACTCAAGCTTCTCGGCGGGGGAGATCGTCTTGATTTCGGTAGCGATAAATATCTGCTCTTTGCCGGGATCGGCAAACCGGAAATACTGCGCACGGATGTAGAAAAATACATGGGCCGCGTGCCGGAAGAATTTGTAATTTTCAAGGATCACCATGCATACACTGTGCAGGATGTGGAAGTAATCCGCAGGAAAGCGGCGGCAGCGGGTGCGAAACGGATTATCTGCACCCCCAAGGACGCTGTAAAACTGACTAAACTCGGGTGTGAAGATTTTTACGTAATTGATTTGGAAGTGGAATTTAGAGAAGCCATATTTTTTGACGATACAGAAGAAGCTCCCTTCGATAAGTGGTGGAATAAACAAAGATTAATCGACGCATTTAATAAATAA
- a CDS encoding Bax inhibitor-1/YccA family protein: MSRFGAAGSVSARPEVLNAFMRGIYSWMSAGLLATAAVAWVTLSTPAVLNLVLAQNPETGAIAPTMLFWVAAIGEIGLVFYLSMRISKLSSGAATGLFMAYSALNGLTLSTILIAYTAASIFQTFLVTAGMFGAMSLYGLTTRKDLTGMGAFMMMGLFGILIAMVVNFFMQSSALTFAISVLGVFIFAGLTAYDSQKLKDMGEYIPADDATAVRRGTILGALTLYLDFINMFIFLLRLMGNRE, translated from the coding sequence ATGAGTAGATTCGGTGCAGCCGGTTCCGTTAGCGCGAGACCGGAAGTCCTTAATGCATTTATGCGCGGCATTTACAGCTGGATGAGCGCGGGCCTGTTGGCAACCGCAGCCGTGGCATGGGTAACCCTTTCCACCCCGGCAGTGCTGAACCTCGTGCTGGCCCAGAATCCCGAAACCGGAGCAATTGCCCCGACCATGTTGTTCTGGGTGGCGGCTATAGGTGAAATCGGTCTGGTATTTTACCTTTCCATGCGTATTTCCAAACTGTCTTCCGGTGCAGCTACCGGGCTGTTTATGGCCTATAGCGCACTGAACGGTTTGACCCTTTCCACCATTCTGATCGCTTACACAGCGGCTTCCATTTTTCAGACCTTCCTCGTTACCGCAGGAATGTTTGGAGCGATGTCCCTGTACGGCCTGACTACCCGCAAGGATCTGACCGGAATGGGCGCGTTCATGATGATGGGTCTGTTTGGTATTCTTATCGCTATGGTGGTGAACTTCTTCATGCAGAGTTCTGCACTGACTTTTGCCATTTCCGTTCTGGGTGTATTCATCTTCGCTGGCCTGACCGCTTACGATTCCCAGAAGCTCAAAGATATGGGCGAGTACATTCCTGCTGATGATGCAACCGCAGTAAGACGCGGTACCATCCTCGGTGCGCTGACCCTGTATCTCGACTTTATCAACATGTTCATCTTCCTGCTTCGCCTTATGGGTAACCGCGAGTAG
- a CDS encoding ABC transporter substrate-binding protein yields the protein MAGKVENKSIMIVHSYGLDNICGDPQHQGVVERLAKAGFVAGENLTVHQYAMSTKKVNNTPELIAKQVEIVLEKIDSIQPDVLVLLDDNAFRTVGLKLVDSDTNIVFSGLNGQPEDYDRKVKWMDSRSAPGHNITGVYEKLHFIDACKVQKKILPGLKKMLVVSDESPTGRAVLKQLGREIDEAGSQLGIEFEIRIATSWEEYVDILGQACSDSTLGTIYPAATLLTDKNGKSRSTADIVKWTVANCRVPGIAINYSFARLGMLGGAGVDFIAMGRQAGAMVAAVLNGTSPGDIPVEEAERYALVFNLKRAKELGMEIPADILMAADVVYK from the coding sequence GTGGCAGGGAAAGTAGAAAATAAGAGTATCATGATTGTCCATAGTTACGGTCTGGATAATATTTGCGGCGATCCGCAGCATCAAGGTGTTGTGGAACGTCTTGCAAAAGCGGGATTTGTCGCAGGCGAAAATTTAACTGTCCATCAGTACGCTATGAGTACAAAAAAGGTGAATAATACCCCGGAACTCATAGCAAAGCAGGTAGAAATAGTTCTTGAAAAAATTGATTCAATCCAGCCCGATGTTCTTGTCCTGCTGGATGACAATGCGTTCAGGACTGTCGGGCTCAAGCTTGTGGACAGTGATACTAATATTGTTTTTTCCGGCCTGAACGGTCAGCCTGAAGATTATGATCGAAAAGTGAAATGGATGGATTCCCGCTCTGCTCCGGGGCATAATATTACCGGGGTGTACGAGAAACTTCATTTTATTGATGCCTGCAAGGTGCAGAAAAAGATCCTGCCGGGACTTAAGAAAATGCTGGTGGTTTCGGATGAATCTCCTACCGGCAGGGCCGTACTCAAGCAGCTGGGACGAGAGATAGACGAAGCCGGGAGTCAACTGGGTATTGAATTTGAAATACGTATTGCAACTTCCTGGGAAGAATACGTGGATATTTTGGGACAGGCTTGTTCCGACTCTACTCTCGGGACCATTTACCCGGCAGCAACTTTGCTGACAGATAAAAATGGTAAGAGTCGTTCAACAGCTGACATAGTAAAATGGACTGTAGCCAATTGCCGTGTACCGGGGATAGCAATTAACTATTCTTTTGCACGTTTAGGGATGCTTGGCGGTGCTGGAGTAGATTTTATTGCTATGGGAAGACAGGCAGGTGCAATGGTTGCCGCTGTTTTGAATGGAACTTCTCCCGGCGATATACCGGTTGAAGAGGCTGAACGTTATGCCCTTGTTTTTAATCTCAAGCGGGCAAAAGAGTTGGGAATGGAAATTCCTGCCGATATTTTGATGGCTGCTGACGTTGTATACAAATAG
- the rnr gene encoding ribonuclease R, which produces MGKKRKSKNPGMIKPYEAMNVFKQSRKPLSVGELEKRVGLTKRHRKFVKNILKDLVREGKIIKIGSAYGVVEKMNLVTGKLQVQRSGAAFLLPDDKKRKDIYIHTKNLRDAWHGDRVTVAITGSHWGGKREEGRVVRVLERGKQVFPVRVIRPMGGTALLCHPTDPRLDFGIVVEPDEAVVNEPVLDDNGREIYPAESVDAEVDFTRVSRGDILLVAPGEQINPSLWEGRILKMLGDEDDAIVQEAIVKANHGIPTAFPGKVLAVADALPDEPVEEDFADREDMRDIPFVTIDGATAKDFDDAVFVEKIAGGYRLRVAIADVSHYVAMESPLDREALKRGNSYYFPKSVEPMFPEALSNGLCSLNPDVNRLAMTATIEFDKSGAPVNSSFAPAVIRSQGRLTYEQVYQGVILGEKEEQESLGDLLPMLKLCEELARKINKRRNARGSLEFDLPEPEILFNLQGRTVDIRPRCRNFAHQIVEEFMIAANEAVAEFLTEKEIGCLYRVHPGPDEEKLTNLFKVLRKIGISKQIPDPVTPQTLQEVIKDSEGTDQEYIVSRLLLRSMKQAKYEPDNEGHFGLASECYCHFTSPIRRYADLVVHRLLKVALGDEHQAIPGQKQLGRIGSAISGTERTAMEAEREILKRLTIIFLKDKVGEEFTGVISSIAEFGFWVEFQEVMAEGMVRLSSLGDDYYTFWSDRQMIVGERTGHAFRLGQKITVRLESVSLELLEANLSLVSGAEDYKKFV; this is translated from the coding sequence ATGGGAAAGAAAAGAAAATCGAAGAATCCCGGTATGATCAAGCCCTATGAGGCTATGAATGTTTTTAAGCAAAGCCGCAAACCTTTATCTGTAGGCGAGCTGGAGAAAAGGGTCGGCCTTACTAAACGGCACCGTAAGTTCGTTAAAAATATACTGAAAGATCTTGTCCGTGAAGGTAAAATTATCAAAATAGGCAGTGCTTACGGCGTTGTTGAGAAGATGAATCTGGTTACCGGAAAGCTTCAGGTCCAGCGTTCCGGAGCAGCCTTTCTGCTTCCGGACGATAAGAAACGTAAGGATATTTATATCCACACCAAGAACCTGCGCGATGCATGGCATGGCGATAGGGTCACCGTGGCAATTACCGGCTCCCACTGGGGTGGTAAACGCGAAGAAGGGCGTGTGGTTCGGGTACTTGAGCGTGGCAAGCAGGTCTTCCCGGTACGTGTAATCCGTCCTATGGGCGGCACTGCACTGCTTTGCCATCCCACTGATCCTCGATTGGATTTCGGTATTGTGGTTGAACCTGATGAAGCCGTGGTTAATGAGCCTGTACTGGATGATAACGGCAGGGAAATTTATCCGGCTGAATCTGTTGATGCGGAAGTGGATTTCACCCGCGTATCAAGAGGGGATATCCTGCTGGTGGCCCCCGGAGAGCAGATCAACCCGTCCCTTTGGGAGGGCCGTATCCTGAAAATGCTCGGCGATGAAGATGATGCCATCGTACAGGAAGCCATTGTTAAGGCTAATCATGGCATACCAACTGCATTTCCGGGCAAGGTTCTGGCTGTGGCTGATGCCCTGCCCGATGAACCGGTGGAAGAGGATTTTGCGGACCGTGAGGACATGCGCGATATTCCTTTTGTTACTATCGATGGCGCGACCGCAAAAGACTTTGACGATGCTGTTTTTGTGGAAAAGATCGCTGGTGGCTACCGTTTGCGGGTCGCAATCGCAGATGTCAGCCACTATGTTGCAATGGAATCACCGCTGGATCGAGAGGCTTTGAAGCGCGGTAACTCCTACTATTTTCCTAAGTCCGTGGAACCCATGTTTCCTGAGGCTCTGAGTAACGGGCTGTGCAGTTTGAACCCGGACGTAAACCGTCTGGCTATGACCGCGACTATTGAGTTTGATAAGTCCGGTGCACCTGTAAATTCCTCATTTGCTCCGGCTGTAATCAGGAGTCAGGGACGCTTGACCTATGAACAGGTCTATCAGGGAGTTATCCTCGGCGAAAAAGAAGAGCAGGAAAGTCTTGGTGACCTGCTTCCAATGCTTAAACTTTGTGAAGAACTGGCCCGTAAGATTAACAAGCGGCGCAATGCTCGAGGCAGCCTTGAGTTCGATCTGCCGGAACCGGAAATCCTTTTCAACTTGCAGGGCCGTACCGTGGACATTCGTCCGCGCTGCCGCAACTTCGCGCACCAGATCGTTGAAGAATTTATGATTGCTGCTAACGAAGCTGTGGCGGAATTCCTGACCGAAAAGGAAATCGGATGCCTGTACCGCGTGCACCCCGGACCTGATGAAGAAAAATTGACCAACCTGTTCAAAGTGCTGCGCAAAATCGGGATCAGCAAACAGATTCCTGATCCGGTTACCCCGCAGACCTTGCAGGAGGTTATTAAAGATTCTGAAGGCACGGATCAGGAATACATCGTCAGCCGTTTGCTGCTGCGTTCCATGAAGCAGGCTAAATATGAGCCGGACAATGAAGGGCACTTCGGGCTGGCTTCCGAATGCTATTGCCATTTCACCTCACCGATCAGGCGTTATGCCGACCTCGTGGTGCATCGGCTTTTGAAAGTTGCATTGGGGGATGAGCATCAGGCCATTCCCGGACAAAAGCAGCTGGGACGCATCGGTAGCGCTATCAGCGGAACAGAGCGTACAGCTATGGAAGCAGAACGCGAAATTCTCAAGCGTCTGACCATCATATTCCTTAAGGATAAGGTCGGCGAGGAATTTACCGGGGTAATCTCTTCTATTGCGGAGTTCGGATTCTGGGTGGAATTTCAGGAGGTCATGGCCGAAGGCATGGTCCGTCTTTCCTCGCTTGGGGATGACTATTATACCTTCTGGTCGGATCGCCAGATGATTGTCGGTGAGCGCACCGGACATGCTTTCCGCTTGGGTCAGAAGATCACCGTTCGATTGGAATCTGTCAGCCTTGAACTGCTGGAAGCAAACCTTTCGCTTGTTTCCGGAGCTGAGGATTATAAAAAGTTTGTCTAA
- a CDS encoding endonuclease/exonuclease/phosphatase family protein encodes MYTLFKFFISVFVFLLILVAGYFLIKWFTNPVYRIGDLRKGQILKFNDETESQEVNGDKLKVLSYNLGFAAGPMQLTLADEHPEDFFTANLDEFINLVREEDANIVLLQEVDLDSKRSWYMNQLQYIMERLGWGYAAPVVDWDMYFPLRKERKITKATVVISKFPIVSNEYTQTSCKPNFENRILNIFYYPLLWKSTMQRVEVEVAGKRVGIYNVHLCVWNRAARVAQAEYLTEWINRESRDVDYLVGGDFNFQAYIRGTPIPEKDLSKPPFINQFRANLAGVSEILSSPDESAEALHKNFTFEERKHRYDFLFYSKGLVLESAEVIDTIASSDHYPVFGSFLFARESF; translated from the coding sequence ATGTATACATTATTTAAATTTTTCATCTCTGTTTTTGTCTTCCTGTTAATCCTTGTTGCCGGTTATTTCCTGATCAAGTGGTTTACCAATCCGGTCTACCGGATAGGTGATTTGCGAAAAGGTCAGATTCTTAAATTTAACGATGAGACTGAAAGCCAAGAAGTAAATGGCGATAAATTAAAGGTACTAAGTTATAATCTCGGATTTGCAGCCGGCCCAATGCAGCTCACACTGGCAGATGAGCATCCAGAAGATTTTTTTACGGCTAATCTGGATGAATTTATCAATCTGGTCAGGGAAGAAGATGCGAATATTGTATTGCTGCAGGAGGTTGATCTTGATTCCAAGCGTTCATGGTACATGAATCAATTGCAATATATTATGGAACGCTTGGGCTGGGGGTACGCCGCTCCGGTAGTTGACTGGGATATGTATTTCCCCTTGCGCAAAGAACGTAAGATAACCAAAGCCACGGTTGTTATTTCAAAGTTTCCCATTGTTTCTAATGAATACACTCAGACTTCGTGTAAACCTAATTTTGAAAATCGGATATTAAACATTTTTTACTATCCCTTGCTTTGGAAATCGACCATGCAGCGCGTGGAGGTTGAGGTGGCTGGGAAGCGTGTCGGTATTTATAATGTTCACCTTTGTGTTTGGAACCGTGCGGCAAGGGTGGCGCAGGCCGAATATCTTACCGAATGGATAAATAGAGAAAGTCGGGACGTGGATTATCTTGTCGGGGGCGATTTTAATTTTCAGGCCTATATCAGGGGTACGCCTATCCCGGAAAAGGATCTCAGCAAGCCTCCATTCATTAATCAATTCCGTGCAAATTTGGCCGGAGTCAGTGAAATTCTTAGCAGCCCGGATGAGTCAGCTGAAGCACTGCACAAGAATTTTACTTTTGAGGAGCGCAAGCACCGTTACGACTTTCTTTTTTACTCCAAGGGTTTAGTTTTAGAGTCCGCAGAGGTGATTGATACCATTGCATCATCTGACCATTATCCGGTATTTGGTTCTTTTTTGTTTGCAAGAGAGTCTTTTTGA